In Papaver somniferum cultivar HN1 chromosome 1, ASM357369v1, whole genome shotgun sequence, a genomic segment contains:
- the LOC113283492 gene encoding uncharacterized protein LOC113283492, with protein MVLDADEYVRQWREDSRGIDLDAIMQSYCDGYADYEGENFYSDDEDEMSTMPVESVMKDAKILADEKKNLDMSGASLDTQSNICQNTGDEEKVKMDIEGGASEDNKATEGKKKEKRKLQEDGVESEQKDGIEIAIQVEKKKDSISKTDD; from the exons ATGGTTCTCGATGCGGATGAGTATGTAAGGCAATGGAGGGAAGATTCTCGTGGCATCGATCTAGACGCAATTATGCAAA GTTATTGTGATGGTTATGCTGATTATGAGGGTGAAAATTTTTATAGTGATGACGAGGACGAGATGTCTACGATGCCCGTGGAGAGTGTTATGAAAGATGCCAAAATCTTAGCTGATGAGAAGAAAAATTTAGACATGTCAGGAGCAAGTCTGGATACACAATCAAATATCTGTCAGAACACTGGTG ATGAAGAAAAAGTTAAAATGGATATCGAAGGTGGCGCTTCAGAGGATAATAAGGCAACTGAGGGAAAGAAAAAGGAGAAGCGCAAGTTACAGGAGGATGGGGTTGAATCAGAGCAGAAGGACGGTATCGAAATTGCCATTCAAGTGGAGAAGAAAAAGGATTCCATAAGCAAAACTGATGATTAA
- the LOC113283487 gene encoding protein ENHANCED PSEUDOMONAS SUSCEPTIBILTY 1-like, giving the protein MNTLPTKKAVRQISKCTIKPHQVLEESKQPHYLTPWDLPLLNLHYIQDGLLFRKPAPSIEDPNPTVTFIDQLKHSLSMTLTHFYPLSGRMVTKQQDNPPFYGIYVDCSDDSVGAEFIHAAADISMMDILTPTDVPRIVQSFFALEGANCHDGHTKPLLVVQVTELLDGIFVGCSFNHVIGDGTSFWKFFNAFADITRKLRKASKEAGDQHIECNISRLPITKRWFMQDPTLINLPFSHHKEFIERYKRPLLIERMFHFTEESLAKLKAQANEECDTKHTQISFFQALSALVWRSITRARHFTSDKKTGCRLAIDNRLRLNPPLSENYFGNCVQSVCGTTTAGELLEHGIGCAALLLHKAVKEHTNEKIQGSRDEWMRKPYILKMGPLLDDASVLMGNSPRFDIYGCDFGLGVAVAARCGFANKFDGKVTSYRGLTGIGSVMLEVCLPPESMSALESDAEFMDAVSPHEIHSVHLAYV; this is encoded by the coding sequence ATGAACACGTTACCTACTAAAAAAGCTGTTCGACAAATCTCAAAATGCACCATCAAACCACACCAAGTCTTAGAAGAATCAAAGCAACCACACTACTTGACTCCATGGGATCTACCCCTACTCAATTTACATTACATTCAAGACGGTCTTCTCTTTCGGAAACCTGCAccttcaatagaagatccaaaCCCAACCGTAACCTTCATCGATCAACTTAAACATTCTCTGTCTATGACCTTAACTCATTTCTACCCTCTATCGGGTCGTATGGTGACTAAACAGCAAGACAATCCACCATTTTATGGGATTTACGTAGACTGCAGCGATGACTCTGTAGGAGCGGAGTTCATTCATGCTGCTGCAGACATAAGTATGATGGATATTCTTACCCCAACCGATGTACCCAGAATTGTTCAATCATTCTTTGCTCTTGAGGGAGCCAATTGCCATGACGGACACACCAAGCCTTTGTTAGTGGTACAGGTTACAGAGTTACTGGACGGCATTTTTGTGGGTTGCAGTTTTAACCATGTTATAGGTGATGGGACTTCTTTCTGGAAATTCTTCAATGCGTTTGCAGATATCACTAGGAAACTAAGAAAAGCTAGCAAAGAAGCAGGTGATCAACATATTGAGTGCAATATTTCTCGTCTGCCGATAACTAAACGCTGGTTTATGCAAGATCCAACCCTCATCAACCTTCCATTCTCTCATCATAAAGAATTCATTGAACGATATAAAAGACCACTTCTCATAGAGAGAATGTTTCATTTCACTGAAGAATCATTGGCGAAACTCAAAGCTCAAGCCAATGAAGAATGCGACACAAAACATACTCAAATCTCTTTTTTTCAAGCCTTAAGTGCTCTAGTATGGAGGTCAATAACAAGAGCACGCCATTTTACTTCCGATAAAAAAACAGGCTGCAGGTTGGCAATTGACAATAGATTGAGATTGAACCCACCTCTTTCTGAGAACTACTTTGGTAATTGTGTTCAATCAGTTTGTGGGACTACAACTGCTGGGGAGCTATTAGAGCATGGTATTGGATGTGCGGCCTTGCTTTTGCACAAGGCTGTAAAGGAACACACCAACGAGAAAATCCAGGGATCGAGAGATGAATGGATGAGGAAACCATATATACTTAAGATGGGGCCTTTATTAGATGATGCTAGTGTACTGATGGGAAATTCACCTAGATTTGACATTTATGGTTGTGATTTTGGGCTGGGAGTGGCAGTGGCTGCACGTTGTGGATTTGCTAATAAATTTGATGGGAAAGTGACATCATACCGTGGTCTAACAGGGATAGGGAGTGTGATGCTTGAGGTTTGCCTTCCACCTGAATCAATGAGTGCACTTGAATCTGATGCAGAGTTTATGGATGCTGTATCTCCTCATGAAATTCATTCTGTACATCTTGCCTATGTTTAA